In Coleofasciculaceae cyanobacterium, a single genomic region encodes these proteins:
- a CDS encoding class I SAM-dependent methyltransferase, whose amino-acid sequence MTSTNNIKQLDSQAVNAQNLQQNSVSKQYKPLMVKPINGIQLLFAESYINGLKIPDALCLKLLTNTTAFFYKNLSSLMIAYDWVTKESDLLAESSQELMDIQYNQPETMFKLMLGESDVMYPKYTMALWEQGATNLEAAQIAMLDDLLEKAQIVDGDEILDIGCGWGSAANYILQKFPNVKVTGLNLSHGQCEYIRKQIRTQNSPLSSERFTLCEADFNDVVFTHKFDKVITLGAFEHIGNLTKSLAKVASLLKPEGKVFIHIISSSLSHNFWPPFIQKYIFPYARVWHYDFIPNCNQDLKTIDTWYINGMNYAQTLRTWLKNFDDNQDVIKTLDFGMDYSRFRRMWRLYLLWCIAYFEAGQGNFLGNGQYLMVHS is encoded by the coding sequence ATGACTTCTACAAACAATATTAAACAGCTAGACTCTCAAGCGGTTAATGCTCAAAATCTTCAGCAAAACTCTGTTAGCAAGCAATATAAGCCTTTAATGGTAAAACCGATTAATGGAATACAGCTGCTGTTTGCTGAAAGCTATATTAATGGCTTAAAAATACCTGATGCATTGTGTCTAAAATTATTGACCAATACCACGGCATTTTTCTATAAAAATCTTTCTTCTTTAATGATTGCTTATGATTGGGTTACCAAAGAAAGCGATCTCCTTGCTGAAAGTTCACAGGAATTGATGGATATTCAATACAATCAACCAGAAACAATGTTCAAGTTGATGCTGGGTGAAAGTGATGTAATGTATCCTAAATATACCATGGCACTATGGGAACAAGGAGCCACAAACTTAGAAGCAGCCCAAATTGCTATGCTAGATGACCTGCTCGAAAAAGCGCAGATTGTCGATGGAGACGAAATACTAGATATTGGTTGTGGTTGGGGTTCTGCTGCTAATTATATTTTGCAAAAATTCCCCAATGTCAAGGTAACTGGTTTGAATTTGAGCCATGGGCAATGCGAATATATTCGTAAACAAATTAGAACCCAGAATAGTCCTTTGAGTTCAGAACGATTTACTCTTTGTGAAGCAGATTTTAATGATGTTGTTTTTACTCATAAATTTGACAAAGTTATTACCTTGGGTGCGTTTGAACATATTGGTAACTTGACCAAATCTTTGGCCAAAGTTGCTTCTTTGTTAAAGCCTGAAGGCAAAGTTTTTATTCATATTATAAGCTCCAGCTTAAGTCATAATTTCTGGCCTCCTTTTATTCAGAAATATATATTTCCCTATGCACGAGTTTGGCATTATGACTTTATTCCTAATTGTAATCAAGATCTTAAAACAATCGACACATGGTACATCAATGGTATGAATTATGCGCAAACTTTACGCACTTGGTTAAAAAACTTTGATGATAACCAAGATGTAATTAAAACCTTAGATTTTGGCATGGACTATTCTAGATTTAGACGGATGTGGAGAC